GACCCGATCAACACCACGGACCGGGTGTTCCGCATCAACATGACGGTCTATGACCGGCCGAGCGGCCATTTCGTCTGGCGCGGCACGGTCGAACGCAGCGACGCAGCCCTCGATGCCGCGACGGCCATGCGCGAGATGCTGCCGGCCCTGCTCGACCATTTTGGCGAGACAGCCACCGGCGTCACCATTCCTTTGAGCGAATAGCCAACGGCACGTCTCAGCAATAGTCCCGCTTCAGGTCGTAGGCCTCCTGGTCGCTGAAGATGCGGGTGCCGCTGTCATAGGCATCCATGCGGGCGGCGATGCGGAACACGTCCTTGTGCGCCTGGAGACTGGTGACACTGACGGTCTTCGCCTCCCAATCCGGCCCTTTCAGCATCTGCTCATAACTGATCTCGACATGGTAGCTGAGGGGATCGTTCGGCTTGATGCGATAGGTTTCGATCACCCGGCAATCCGAGGTGACGCCGATCTCCGAGAAATGATAGCCCCCGGCATCCTTGTGATTGATCAGCACCGTCTCGCCCGTGGCGATATCGATGCGCGCCTCGCGTTTTGATGAACCTTCGCGCGTCACATGGCCCGGCGCATGCGGCGCCTTTTCCGGCGTGGCGAGGTTGAATGCCGGATCCTTGGCGCCGGTGGCTCGCACCGGCAATTCCAGATGGCAGCCTTCCGTGAAGAGGGTGAGGGTCACTGCCTCCGGCGCCGGCATCATCATCGGCCAGTAAGTGGTCGAGACCGCCACGCGCAGGCGATGGCCGGGCAGGAAAGCATGGGCGATGTAGTTGAGTGGCACACGTGCCACGTAACGCTGCCCCGGCACCAGGTCTTGCGGATGAGCCTGGTCGTCCTTGTGGTTGAGGCTGAAGACGCAGAAGGTGACGCGCGTCGAGGCACCGTCCGGTGCCACATCATTGAGGCGCACAGCAATCCGCGCCACCGGCTTGTCGACAGCGAAGGCCAGTTCCACCACCGGCATGCCGAATATCTCACGGCGCTCCGTAAGCGGCAGGCCGTCGAAGCAAAGCGACAAGCCGTCATCGCCGCGCTGTTCCGATGGATAGTCGCCATCGCTCCCGCCATAGGAGCACCATTCGACCGAACTGAGGCCACAGGTCTGCGGCGAGTTCACGGAAAGACCGACCGATTCCAGCGCATGGCCCAGCGTGTGACGACCGAACTTGATCGTCTCCGTTGCGATGCGCGGACTCGGCCACGCGCTCTCGGCGATCCAGCGACCTGGCCGTTCCAGGGCGCAGGGGTCCGGCGCATAGGAATCATTCATCCAGGCGATGATCTTCGGATCCTGCGTGACGCCGGTCTCCTTGCCCTTCAGCCACTGGTCCCACCAGCGGAGCGCCTCCTGCAGGAAACCCGCGGCTGGTCCCGGCAGGCCGTTATGCGGGTAGGTATGGCCCCAGGGACCGACCCAACCCTTGACCGGCCCCGTGACGTGCTGGCAGAGGCGTGGCACGGCGTTGGAATAGCCGTCCTCCCAGCCACCCACGGCGAAGACCGCGCATTTGATGGCACTGTAATCCTCGATCACCGAGGCCTGCCGCCAATAGGCATCGCGCCGCTGATGACCGCCCCAGATGTGAAAGGGGAATTTGTAGTGCCGCAGCCGGTCCTGCCACATCTGCCGCCAGCGCGCACCCACCAGTTCCGGATCCGGCGGCAAGACGGCATAGGCATACATGGCCGAGGCCCAGGAGAAATTGTCGTGCAGCAGCACGCCCTGCATGTAATGGACATCGTCATTGTAACGATCGTCCGAGGCATCGACCGTGATGATCGCCTTCAAGGCCTGCGGCTGGCGGGCCGCCACCTGCAGGCTGTTGAAGCCGCCCCAGGAAATACCCATCATGCCGACATTGCCGCTGCACCAGGGCTGCGCCGCAATCCAGGCAATGGCCGCGATGAGATCATCCTGTTCCGCCACCGTGTACTCGTCATCCGGCAGGCCCTCCGATTCACCCGTGCCCCGCAGATCGATCCGCAACACCGCATAGCCATGGCCGGCCGTGTAGGGATGCATCTCATCGTCGCGAAAGCGCAGGCCATCCCGCTTGCGATAAGGTACGCATTCGATGATCGCCGGCACCGGGTTTTTCTCGGCATCCTGTGGCAACCACATGCGCGCGGCGAGATTGACGGCGCCATCCGTGCCATTGGCCGGTACGGGGATCCAGATATTCTCGACATGCCGGATGGCGTGCGGAAATTCGCTGACGATACGCATAGTGATATCTCCCGGGGAAACGTCTACAAAACGAAATAAAGCAGCAGCGGCAAGGTGACGAAAGAGAGGGCGGTCGTGATCACCACCATCGAAGCAACGTCGGCCGGTTCGCGGTTGTAATACTGGGCAAAGAGATAATTGAACACGGCGACCGGCATGGTGCTCTGGATGATCAACACCCCGGTGGCAAGGTCGGAAGCACCAATGAAATGGCCGACCAGGAAGCCGATGGTGGCGCCCCCGCCCAGGCGCACCAGCGACAACAGCAGATTGCGCGGCAGGCGCGTGACGCGCAGCTGGGCCAGCGAGACGCCGAGCGCCAGCAGCATCAGGGGAATTGTGACGCCACCTAGCAACTGCAGCGTGTTGCTGACATAGGCGGGCAAGTGCCAGCCAAAGGACAGCACGATCAATGCAAAGATGATGGCATA
This Rhodospirillaceae bacterium DNA region includes the following protein-coding sequences:
- a CDS encoding CocE/NonD family hydrolase, whose translation is MRIVSEFPHAIRHVENIWIPVPANGTDGAVNLAARMWLPQDAEKNPVPAIIECVPYRKRDGLRFRDDEMHPYTAGHGYAVLRIDLRGTGESEGLPDDEYTVAEQDDLIAAIAWIAAQPWCSGNVGMMGISWGGFNSLQVAARQPQALKAIITVDASDDRYNDDVHYMQGVLLHDNFSWASAMYAYAVLPPDPELVGARWRQMWQDRLRHYKFPFHIWGGHQRRDAYWRQASVIEDYSAIKCAVFAVGGWEDGYSNAVPRLCQHVTGPVKGWVGPWGHTYPHNGLPGPAAGFLQEALRWWDQWLKGKETGVTQDPKIIAWMNDSYAPDPCALERPGRWIAESAWPSPRIATETIKFGRHTLGHALESVGLSVNSPQTCGLSSVEWCSYGGSDGDYPSEQRGDDGLSLCFDGLPLTERREIFGMPVVELAFAVDKPVARIAVRLNDVAPDGASTRVTFCVFSLNHKDDQAHPQDLVPGQRYVARVPLNYIAHAFLPGHRLRVAVSTTYWPMMMPAPEAVTLTLFTEGCHLELPVRATGAKDPAFNLATPEKAPHAPGHVTREGSSKREARIDIATGETVLINHKDAGGYHFSEIGVTSDCRVIETYRIKPNDPLSYHVEISYEQMLKGPDWEAKTVSVTSLQAHKDVFRIAARMDAYDSGTRIFSDQEAYDLKRDYC